The proteins below come from a single Mugil cephalus isolate CIBA_MC_2020 chromosome 7, CIBA_Mcephalus_1.1, whole genome shotgun sequence genomic window:
- the LOC125010268 gene encoding nucleolin-like, which translates to MAKITVTRRTTRQRKVVKEKEDGVDTGDQTECLSEPVLGTEENSPSKSSEAEIKQMEGDQDEQDAQMTSSIEVKGNTPTVTVTWKKKKSEEGGGNHVGKETNGSGQMAVGNKKRKTKRAVETSPPKKTKLINDGFCLFVGNLNNSKKFDELKNSLANYLMTQSLLFQDIRLDQSKNHAFVDLASEMDLTKALTLNGETFLDKRLTVSKAKVQSEDEVKVKTPPLNKKAEKDARCLFVKNLPYTATKEDIKEHFPKAIAIRFPGGAESPSHGIAFLEFQNKAIAQDVLQGKQGAEMEGRILIVDCVGERNVPKADEADKKNRQAEISPNNTLFVSKLSSVVKKQNLKKLFQKAVKINIPEKNGKPRGFAFVEFATVEDAEQALKSSQNIKLCKKAIRVQFCETRAKPEEAKVPSKTLIVVGLTDKTTGETLKNAFEGALDARVVVDKETGLSKRFGFVEFESEEICTAAKEAMEDCVIDGNKVTLDYAKSKGEKGPQGARGGLAGCPSRRSAGPGAGRGGKRRGAATSQDAAKKVKRNN; encoded by the exons ATGGCAAAGATAACC GTTACAAGACGTacaacaagacaaagaaaagttGTTAAAGAAAAGGAGGACGGCGTTGACACTG GAGACCAGACTGAGTGCTTGAGTGAACCAGTGCTTGGGACAGAGGAAAACAGCCCCAGCAAGAGCTCTGAAGCAGAGATAAAACAGATGGAGGGGGACCAGGATGAACAAG ATGCTCAGATGACCTCTAGCATAGAAGTAAAAGGAAACACCCCAACGGTAACTGTaacctggaagaagaagaagagtgaggaAGGAGGGGGTAACCATGTTGGAAAAGAAACCAATGGAAGTGGACAGATGGCTGTGG ggaataagaaaagaaagaccaaGCGTGCTGTTGAGACATCCccaccaaagaaaacaaagctcatCAATGATG GTTTTTGTCTATTTGTCGGCAACCTGAACAACTCTAAAAAATTTGACGAACTCAAAAATTCCCTTGCAAATTACTTGATGACACAGAGTCTCCTGTTTCAAGACATCAGATTAGACCAGTCCAA AAATCATGCATTTGTAGACTTGGCTTCAGAAATGGACCTGACCAAAGCCTTGACGTTAAATGGAGAGACTTTCCTTGATAAGCGGTTGACTGTCTCCAAAGCAAAGGTACAAAGTGAAGACGAAGTGAAGGTGAAAACTCCACCACTCaacaaaaaag CTGAAAAAGATGccaggtgtttgtttgtgaagAACCTGCCGTATACCGCAACAAAGGAAGACATTAAGGAACACTTCCCCAAGGCCATCGCCATCCGCTTTCCCGGTGGAGCAGAAAGCCCAAGCCATGG AATTGCTTTTTTGGAGTTTCAAAATAAGGCCATTGCTCAGGATGTACTGCAGGGAAAACAAGGCGCTGAAATGGAAGGCCGGATTTTGATTGTGGACTGCGTAGGGGAAAGAAATGTGCCTAAAGCTGATGAGGCTGACAAGAAGAACAGACAAG CTGAAATTTCTCCAAATAACACCTTGTTTGTGAGCAAGTTGTCCTCCGTCGTAAAAAAACAGAACCTCAAGAAGCTCTTTCAGAAAGCTGTTAAAATCAACATCCCTGAGAAAAATGGCAAACCAAGAGG ATTTGCGTTTGTTGAGTTTGCCACTGTGGAAGATGCTGAGCAGGCCTTGAAGTCATCCCAAAACATTAAACTCTGCAAAAAAGCAATCAGAGTACAGTTCTGTGAAACAAGAGCCAAGCCAGAGGAAGCAAAAG TCCCATCGAAAACACTGATTGTAGTGGGCCTCACCGACAAGACGACTGGAGAGAcacttaaaaatgcatttgaaggAGCTCTTGACGCAAGAGTCGTTGTAGATAAAGAGACGGGACTTTCAAAGAG GTTTGGATTTGTGGAATTTGAAAGTGAAGAAATTTGCACAGCTGCCAAAGAAGCCATGGAAGATTGTGTGATAGATGGCAACAAAGTTACCCTGGATTATGCAAAATCCAAGGGCGAAAAGGGTCCCCAAGGGGCCAGAGGAGGCTTGGCAGGGTGTCCCAGCAGACGGTCCGCAGGTCCAGGGGCTGGCAGAGGAG GAAAAAGACGTGGAGCTGCCACATCGCAGGATGCTGCTAAAAAAGTGAAGCGTAACAACTAA
- the fbxo36b gene encoding F-box only protein 36b has translation MASLLTDPLFEISGRGPPPNNNFYHLFLTKSDVIWRWWKISPRLVDRYSRPGEVKESHHDFLDDTRLQGEVSMVFGQGILEYTKALCQGHYDYLEHLSDSLLLRIINYLELEDVGQLGRTSRRFRQLCGSEEFWEQAVRQRFNAVSGEMASLALEVGWRNIFFTSKLQLQKLISRRRLKIEEQQEEQVSEPDALAEESPDEGSEIIQPHGLDEESPAGIVSDPILCTDTAAGSDTSSCCDDNADLNHQTEAGSDSDKPVSDLFLEDTIHCEVETLSNGRGDFSTEPDKTQT, from the exons ATGGCGTCGCTCTTAACAGACCCGCTGTTTGAAATCTCTGGACGGGGTCCTCCACCCAACAATAACTTTTATCACCTTTTTCTCACCAAGTCAGAC GTGATATGGAGATGGTGGAAGATATCGCCGAGACTTGTAGACAGGTATTCCAGGCCTGGGGAAGTGAAGGAGTCTCATCATGACTTCTTGGATGACACTCGGCTGCAGG GTGAGGTCAGCATGGTCTTTGGCCAAGGAATCTTGGAGTACACCAAGGCTTTGTGCCAAGGCCATTATGATTATCTGGAGCACCTGTCTGACTCCTTACTTCTACGGATAATAAATTATCTAGAGCTTGAGGATGTGGGTCAGCTTGGAAGAACGTCACGCAGGTTCAGGCAG CTATGTGGGTCAGAGGAGTTTTGGGAGCAGGCAGTGCGGCAGCGCTTTAACGCTGTTTCAGGTGAGATGGCATCTCTGGCACTAGAGGTAGGCTGGCGCAATATCTTTTTCACCAGCAAGTTACAGCTGCAGAAGTTGATCAGCCGTAGGAGGCTGAAGAttgaggagcagcaggaagaacaGGTGTCTGAGCCAGATGCACTCGCAGAGGAATCTCCTGATGAAGGCTCAGAGATTATTCAGCCACACGGTTTGGATGAGGAGTCTCCCGCTGGAATTGTCTCCGACCCAATCCTCTGCACTGACACTGCTGCTGGGTCTGACACCAGCTCTTGCTGTGATGATAATGCTGATCTTAACCATCAAACAGAGGCCGGCTCTGATTCTGACAAACCTGTGTCTGACCTGTTCCTGGAGGACACGATACACTGTGAGGTAGAAACACTGAGCAACGGTAGAGGAGACTTCAGTACGGAGCCGGACAAAACACAGACTTAA
- the gk5 gene encoding putative glycerol kinase 5 — MGSQRNGFNKETFVLSVDVGTTLIRCHVYDKQATIRGSCTTKVVLLYPEVGHVEMDPDTLWKGFITVVKGAVQDAGVHMRQIEALGISTQRGTFTTWNRKTGVPFHNFISWQDQRAADLVRSWNRSCTMKTIHGVMKVVYFLTRQKRSLAASLIVFSTQHVTLRLAWALTHYKQVRQAIDEGNCCFGTIDTWLLYKLTKGRIHVTDYSNASATGIFDSYQMCWSGFLCSVVSLPLAIFPKVENTDHDFGSTDPSIFGVAIPIKSVMADQQAAMFGECCFDVGDVKITMGTGTFMDINTGSKPHTSVAGLYPLVGWKIGSEVVYLAEGNAADTGTAIKWAQELELFSDVKETSDMAYSVSDSDGVCFVPSFSGLQAPLNDPKACASLMGLKPSTTKRHLVRAILESVAFRNKQLYETMHRETNIPITTIRVDGGVSANDFIMQLTADLFGRKIARPHHHEMSCLGAAFVAGLGVGFWKSREELKKLQSTDEEFLPHVASEEGAGARQEYTSVLQSWERALRRSMNWYSKP, encoded by the exons ATGGGGAGTCAGAGGAACGGTTTTAACAAGGAAACCTTCGTTTTGTCGGTGGACGTCGGTACAACCTTGATCAGATGTCACGTCTATGACAAGCAGGCAACTATCCGAGGATCATGCACTACCAAG GTTGTTCTCTTGTATCCAGAAGTAGGACATGTGGAGATGGACCCAGATACACTATGGAAAGGGTTTATCACTGTGGTCAAGGGAGCAGTGCAAG ATGCAGGAGTACATATGCGCCAGATAGAGGCCCTTGGCATATCCACCCAACGAGGCACCTTCACAACGTGGAACAG GAAAACTGGGGTTCCTTTCCATAACTTCATCAGCTGGCAGGATCAGAGGGCTGCAGACCTGGTGAGGTCCTGGAACAGATCCTGCACCATGAAA ACAATCCATGGCGTGATGAAGGTGGTCTACTTCCTGACCAGGCAGAAGCGCTCCCTTGCAGCGAGTCTTATTGTCTTCTCCACTCAGCATGTCACCTTACGCCTCGCCTGGGCCCTAACACACTACAAGCAG GTTCGTCAAGCGATAGATGAAGGCAACTGCTGCTTTGGAACAATAGACACCTGGCTCCTGTACAAACTCACAAAAG GGCGCATCCACGTCACAGATTATTCTAACGCTAGCGCCACAGGGATTTTCGACTCCTACCAG ATGTGTTGGAGTGGgtttctctgctctgttgtgtctctgccCCTCGCTATATTCCCCAAAGTAGAAAACACAGA CCATGACTTTGGTTCCACGGACCCATCCATCTTCGGAGTCGCCATACCCATCAAGTCGGTG ATGGCAGACCAGCAGGCAGCCATGTTTGGAGAGTGCTGCTTTGATGTTGGCGATGTAAAGATCACCATGGGAACAGGCACCTTCATGGACATCAATACTGGGAGTAAACCACATACGTCTGTGGCAG GCCTTTATCCTCTTGTGGGGTGGAAGATTGGCTCAGAGGTGGTGTACCTGGCAGAGGGCAATGCAGCAGACACAGGCACTGCCATCAAATGGGCACAGGAGTTGG AACTGTTCTCTGACGTCAAAGAGACCAGTGACATGGCTTACAGTGTCAGTGACTCAGACGGAGTGTGTTTCGTCCCATCCTTCAGTGGGCTGCAG GCTCCTCTGAACGATCCAAAAGCTTGCGCTTCACTCATGGGTCTGAAACCATCTACCACAAAAAGGCACCTGGTCCGTGCCATTCTGGAGTCTGTCGCCTTCAG AAACAAGCAGCTATATGAGACGATGCACAGAGAGACTAACATTCCCATCACGACGATCAG GGTGGATGGCGGCGTTTCCGCCAATGACTTCATCATGCAGCTGACTGCAGACCTGTTTGGTAGAAAGATAGCCAGACCTCATCACCATGAGATGTCGTGTCTGGGGGCTGCTTTTGTCGCTGGACTTGGAGTGG GTTTCTGGAAGAGCCGCGAAGAGCtgaaaaagctgcagagcaCTGACGAGGAGTTCTTGCCTCACGTAGCGTCCGAGGAAGGTGCTGGCGCCCGTCAGGAGTACACCTCTGTCCTCCAGAGCTGGGAGAGGGCTCTGAGGCGCTCCATGAACTGGTACAGCAAGCCTTGA
- the grk7a gene encoding rhodopsin kinase grk7a, whose translation MCDMGGLDNLVANTAYLKAQGGDDKEMKKRRRSLSLPKPEQCTAIRASVEKDFTSLCERQPIGKKFFREFLANNAEFKLAADFLDELYDWDLAEGPAKDKARQNIITKYCKADSKNFLTFLSGEPAEKCKSVTDATFDEVMKGKVQEGVREFLKGKPFTDYQASPFFDKFLQWKEYEKQPISDKYFYEFRTLGKGGFGEVCAVQVKNTGQMYACKKLCKKRLKKKGGEKMALLEKQILEKVNSLFLVNLAYAYDTKTHLCLVMTLMNGGDLKYHIYNIGYDGKGVDKGIEMKRIVHYTAQITTGILHLHAMDIVYRDMKPENVLLDSFGQCRLSDLGLAIEIVPGKTVTQMAGTGAYMAPEILSKTPYRTSVDWWALGCSIYEMVAGYTPFKGPESKKEKVEKEEVQRRILNEEPKWEHKCFDAPTKDVIQQFLKKKIEERLGMKNDMEDPRKHEWFKSINFPRLEAGLVDPPWVPKPNVVYAKDTGDIAEFSEIKGIEFDAKDDKFFKEFSTGAVAIQWQQEMIETGLFDELNDPNRKEGGGGGDDEKKSGTCVLL comes from the exons ATGTGTGACATGGGGGGACTGGATAACCTGGTGGCCAACACGGCCTACCTGAAAGCCCAGGGTGGTGATGACAAGGAGATGAAAAAGCGCCGTCGCAGCTTGTCTCTCCCCAAGCCCGAACAATGTACTGCAATAAGAGCTTCGGTTGAAAAGGACTTTACATCGCTTTGTGAAAGACAGCCTATTGGCAAAAAGTTTTTCCGTGAGTTCCTGGCAAATAACGCTGAATTTAAGCTCGCTGCTGATTTCTTGGATGAGTTGTACGACTGGGATCTGGCTGAAGGTCCAGCGAAAGATAAAGCACGCCAAAACATCATCACCAAGTATTGCAAAGCTGACTCCAAGAATTTCCTGACCTTTCTCTCCGGGGAACCTGCTGAAAAATGCAAGTCTGTCACAGATGCCACCtttgatgaagtgatgaaaggCAAGGTCCAGGAAGGTGTAAGAGAATTTCTGAAAGGCAAACCCTTTACAGATTACCAGGCAAGCCCATTCTTTGATAAATTCCTCCAGTGGAAAGAGTATGAGAAACAGCCCATCAGTGACAAGTACTTCTATGAGTTCAGGACTCTGGGAAAAGGAGGCTTTGGAGAG GTATGTGCTGTTCAAGTCAAGAACACAGGCCAGATGTATGCCTGCAAGAAGTTGTGTAAAAAGCGACTGAAGAAAAAGGGAGGTGAGAAGATGGCCCTGTTGGAGAAGCAGATCTTAGAGAAGGTCAACAGCCTGTTTCTGGTCAACTTGGCCTACGCTTACGATACCAAAACCCACCTGTGCCTTGTCATGACCCTGATGAATGGAGGAGACCTCAAGTACCACATTTACAACATTGGCTATGATGGCAAAGGTGTGGACAAGGGCATTGAAATGAAGCGCATCGTCCACTACACAGCTCAGATCACCACTGGCATTTTGCATCTGCACGCCATGGATATTGTATATCGTGATATGAAGCCGGAGAACGTGTTGCTGGACAGCTTTGGCCAGTGCCGACTTTCAGATTTGGGTCTGGCCATAGAGATCGTTCCGGGGAAGACTGTCACCCAGATG GCCGGTACTGGGGCCTACATGGCCCCTGAGATCCTCAGCAAAACCCCATACAGGACATCAGTGGACTGGTGGGCCCTGGGCTGCAGTATCTATGAGATGGTGGCTGGCTACACACCTTTTAAAGGCCCCGAGAGTAaaaaggagaaggtggagaaggaggaggtgcagcGCCGCATCCTCAATGAGGAACCAAAGTGGGAGCACAAGTGCTTTGATGCACCCACCAAGGACGTCATCCAGCAGTTcctcaagaaaaaaatagaggagCGCCTGGGCATGAA gaatGACATGGAGGATCCCAGGAAACACGAGTGGTTCAAGTCCATCAACTTCCCCCGTCTGGAGGCAGGACTGGTGGATCCCCCATGGGTGCCCAAGCCCAACGTCGTCTACGCCAAGGACACTGGCGATATTGCAGAGTTCTCCGAGATCAAGGGCATCGAGTTTGACGCCAAGGACGACAAATTCTTTAAGGAGTTCAGCACAGGTGCTGTGGCCATTCAGTGGCAACAGGAGATGATCGAAACTGGGCTGTTCGACGAGCTCAATGATCCCAACAGGAAAGAAGGCGGAGGAGGTGGTGATGACGAGAAGAAGTCTGGCACGTGTGTTCTGCTGTGA
- the atp1b3a gene encoding sodium/potassium-transporting ATPase subunit beta-3a translates to MASTEDKPANKENVSSWKDSIYNPRTGELLGRTASSWALILLFYLVFYCFLAGMFALTMWVMLLTLDDYVPRYKDRVPCPGLVIRPNTLDIAFNKSDPLKYEQYVQHLESFLQRYNDSVQENNMDCTPGDYYLQDDTTDMSKKACRFKRVSLSLCSGLSDTNFGYHEGKPCVLLKMNRIIGLKPLGDPYINCTVKKDNPVQMRYFPSEGRIDKMYFPYYGKKAHKDYLQPLVAVQLLLTKEDYNKELTVECRVEGSNLRNNDERDKFLGRVTFRIKVTE, encoded by the exons ATGGCGAGCACCGAGGATAAACCGGCCAACAAGGAGAACGTGTCCAGCTGGAAGGACTCCATCTACAACCCGAGGACCGGGGAGCTGCTGGGTCGTACGGCCAGCAGCTGGG CCCTCATCCTGTTGTTCTATTTGGTTTTCTACTGTTTCTTGGCTGGCATGTTCGCTCTGACCATGTGGGTGATGCTGCTCACTCTGGACGACTATGTGCCGAGGTACAAAGACCGCGTCCCATGTCCAG GTTTGGTGATTCGCCCGAATACGCTGGACATCGCGTTCAACAAATCTGACCCGCTGAAGTACGAGCAGTACGTCCAGCACCTCGAGTCCTTCCTCCAAA GGTATAACGACTCAGTGCAAGAGAATAACATGGATTGCACTCCAGGGGACTATTATCTGCAGGACGACACCACCGACATGTCAAAGAAAGCTTGTCGCTTCAAGCGCGTGTCTCTGAGTCTCTGCTCTGGCCTCTCTGACACCAACTTTGGATATCATGAAGGAAAACCCTGCGTGCTGCTGAAAATGAACAGG ATCATTGGTCTGAAGCCACTCGGGGATCCGTACATCAACTGCACAGTAAAA aaagaCAATCCAGTTCAAATGCGCTATTTCCCCAGTGAGGGGCGCATTGATAAGATGTATTTCCCCTACTACGGCAAGAAAGCCCAT AAGGATTACTTGCAGCCCCTTGTGgctgtgcagctgctgctcacCAAGGAGGACTACAACAAGGAGCTTACCGTGGAGTGCAGGGTAGAGGGCTCCAACCTCCGCAACAACGACGAGAGGGATAAGTTCCTGGGCCGTGTCACCTTCAGGATCAAGGTAACGGAGTAG